A portion of the Musa acuminata AAA Group cultivar baxijiao chromosome BXJ1-1, Cavendish_Baxijiao_AAA, whole genome shotgun sequence genome contains these proteins:
- the LOC135587461 gene encoding auxin-responsive protein SAUR71-like produces the protein MGRAENGKDKRSKGLILKTLERCRSLGSHRKGDQKRQRTSEGCFSVYVGPARERFVVRTECLNHPLFKMLLDEAEMEFGYSAAGPLELPCDVDLFQKVLWEVEQDAAELYSPRCNFTKAHAGYLLLSPVRAMITGRV, from the coding sequence ATGGGGAGGGCTGAGAACGGCAAGGACAAGAGGTCAAAGGGCCTGATACTGAAGACGCTGGAGCGGTGCCGGTCCCTGGGGAGCCACCGCAAGGGGGATCAGAAGCGGCAGCGGACGTCCGAGGGTTGCTTCTCGGTGTACGTCGGGCCCGCGAGGGAGCGGTTCGTGGTGCGCACGGAGTGTCTGAACCACCCGCTCTTTAAGATGCTACTTGATGAGGCGGAGATGGAGTTCGGGTACTCGGCTGCCGGGCCGCTGGAACTTCCCTGCGACGTTGATCTCTTCCAAAAGGTGTTGTGGGAGGTGGAGCAGGACGCAGCGGAGCTGTACTCGCCCAGGTGCAACTTCACCAAGGCACACGCCGGGTACCTCTTGCTGAGCCCGGTAAGGGCCATGATCACGGGCCGTGTGTAG